A section of the Dermacoccus nishinomiyaensis genome encodes:
- a CDS encoding SACE_7040 family transcriptional regulator, with protein sequence MALDVAAGAELTARERSKAARRQQILDAAAGLIAERGLAGVRLEDLGSAVGISGPAVYRHFANKEAVLAELLVGISRYLLENGSRVVADAATADEALENLVDFHIDFSLTKPALIRVQGRDLASLDAAARRDVRQLQRQYVEIWVGVLRDVDPSLSDDEARIKAHAGFGALNSTPHSTGRTKTAVEAHRERTRAVLRAMALAALRPAG encoded by the coding sequence ATGGCGCTCGACGTCGCGGCAGGCGCGGAGCTGACGGCCCGGGAGCGCAGCAAGGCTGCCCGGCGTCAGCAGATCCTCGATGCCGCTGCGGGCCTCATCGCCGAGCGTGGGCTCGCGGGGGTGCGTCTCGAAGACCTGGGCAGCGCGGTCGGCATCAGCGGCCCCGCCGTCTACCGCCACTTCGCGAACAAGGAAGCGGTGCTCGCCGAACTGCTCGTCGGCATCAGCCGGTATCTCCTCGAGAACGGTTCGCGCGTCGTCGCTGACGCCGCCACGGCTGACGAGGCGCTCGAGAACCTCGTCGACTTCCACATCGACTTCTCCCTGACCAAGCCGGCGCTCATCCGCGTGCAGGGCCGCGATCTCGCAAGCCTCGACGCAGCCGCTCGTCGCGACGTGCGGCAGCTGCAGCGCCAATATGTCGAGATCTGGGTCGGTGTGCTGCGCGACGTCGACCCCTCTCTCAGCGACGACGAGGCCCGCATCAAGGCCCACGCCGGCTTCGGCGCGCTCAACTCGACGCCGCACTCGACCGGCAGGACGAAGACCGCGGTCGAAGCTCACCGCGAACGCACCCGAGCCGTCCTGCGCGCGATGGCGCTCGCGGCGCTGCGCCCTGCTGGGTGA
- a CDS encoding GNAT family N-acetyltransferase produces the protein MTRRDEFTNHAQSWRRAAVGAGATLVVTLGGAACGSSDQSAAQASSLASASMPSPVRRAPGEATLVGWLRESASYDPRFAFVALDGDRIVGHVMATGGDLDGAPTLGLGPLSVEPSRQGQGIGSRLMGATLGAARQAGASVIVLLGGPGYHARLGFVPAADLGISADPSWGEFFQARPLADGWGRDGDAESQAHAGPRGVITYPEPFARLGWRPAHPVVASERSQ, from the coding sequence ATGACTCGCAGGGATGAATTCACGAATCATGCTCAGTCGTGGCGACGGGCGGCTGTGGGAGCGGGAGCGACGCTCGTCGTGACGCTCGGGGGTGCGGCCTGCGGGTCGTCCGACCAGAGCGCGGCGCAGGCGTCGAGTCTGGCGTCGGCGTCGATGCCGTCGCCGGTGCGTCGGGCTCCCGGTGAGGCGACGCTCGTAGGCTGGCTTCGCGAATCGGCTTCGTACGACCCGAGGTTCGCGTTCGTCGCACTCGATGGGGACAGAATCGTCGGGCACGTGATGGCGACCGGGGGTGACCTCGACGGGGCGCCGACGCTCGGGCTGGGGCCGTTGTCGGTCGAGCCGTCGAGGCAGGGGCAGGGCATCGGGTCACGGTTGATGGGGGCGACTCTGGGCGCTGCTCGCCAGGCGGGCGCGAGCGTCATCGTCCTGCTGGGTGGGCCGGGCTATCACGCGCGTTTGGGTTTCGTGCCGGCTGCGGATCTCGGCATCAGCGCAGACCCGTCATGGGGTGAGTTCTTCCAGGCGCGTCCTCTCGCGGACGGCTGGGGGCGCGACGGTGACGCTGAAAGCCAGGCACACGCCGGACCGCGCGGCGTCATCACCTACCCTGAGCCGTTCGCGCGCCTGGGGTGGCGGCCGGCGCACCCCGTCGTGGCGTCTGAGCGGAGCCAATGA
- a CDS encoding PASTA domain-containing protein: MNKTSLLALTAVLALAGCSSNDTDKAEDAATSAASQATSAVASAGSAASSAAGDASSKAVGAQAEPFTMPDETGKTLQAAQDDVQRVSGNPLYVSHSDDALGTSRPQLLDKHWKVCSQTPAAGTEVKDGVDVRFKTVKLDETCP, from the coding sequence ATGAACAAGACCAGCCTCCTCGCCCTGACCGCGGTCCTCGCCCTCGCCGGTTGCTCGAGCAACGACACCGACAAGGCCGAGGACGCCGCAACCAGTGCTGCGTCGCAGGCCACGAGCGCGGTGGCGAGCGCAGGCTCCGCAGCATCGAGCGCAGCCGGCGATGCGAGCTCCAAGGCCGTCGGGGCACAGGCCGAGCCGTTCACCATGCCCGACGAGACCGGCAAGACCTTGCAAGCCGCGCAGGACGACGTGCAGCGGGTCTCCGGCAACCCGCTCTACGTCTCGCACTCGGACGACGCGCTCGGCACGAGCCGCCCCCAACTGCTCGACAAGCACTGGAAGGTCTGCTCACAGACCCCTGCGGCCGGAACCGAGGTCAAGGACGGCGTCGACGTGCGGTTCAAGACCGTCAAGCTCGACGAAACCTGCCCCTGA
- a CDS encoding glucose-1-phosphate adenylyltransferase family protein, with translation MAAHMPLTDAPRVLAIVQAGGKGSRMGVLTTHRAKPALPFGGTHQLVDIAMSNLVNSGISSVWVSVQYRAGTLDKHLQHGRPWDLDRNDGGFRRIVPEEIDAARTGGFATGNADDLYRIRHQIADENADVTVVLSADQVFTLDLRDVVAAHLAKGADLTIVTTEVPVTEASNKAVVTSDATGKVTRIDEKPEDPAHGTISAEVFIYRTAALLDALDEAEKATRPEADDEDDTGLGDFAEHLIPTLVARGRVRTHALEAYWMDMGRPETYLRAHRDLVRGDVPIFDDEAWPMRTLATNKCAARVREGAVVDASYLSPGCDIAGTVRRSVLGPGVIVRAGAVVEDAVVLDGTVIEKGAEVRTAIVDVDVAVRRGARVGSAPAATAARDADIAVIGAGATVRDVVKPGEQIDPGDVVS, from the coding sequence ATGGCCGCTCACATGCCCCTGACCGACGCTCCGCGCGTGCTCGCCATCGTCCAGGCCGGAGGTAAGGGCTCACGGATGGGTGTGCTCACCACGCACCGCGCGAAACCGGCGCTGCCGTTCGGCGGCACGCACCAGCTCGTCGACATCGCCATGTCGAACCTCGTCAACTCGGGCATCTCCAGCGTCTGGGTTTCCGTGCAGTACCGCGCGGGCACGCTCGACAAGCACCTGCAGCACGGACGCCCCTGGGATCTGGACCGCAACGACGGCGGTTTCCGCCGCATCGTGCCCGAGGAGATCGACGCCGCGCGCACGGGTGGGTTCGCCACCGGCAACGCGGACGACCTGTACCGCATCCGTCATCAGATCGCCGACGAGAACGCTGACGTGACCGTCGTGCTGAGCGCCGATCAGGTGTTCACGCTCGACCTGCGGGACGTCGTCGCCGCTCACCTCGCCAAGGGCGCCGACCTCACCATCGTCACCACCGAGGTGCCCGTGACGGAGGCGTCGAACAAGGCTGTCGTGACGAGCGACGCCACCGGCAAGGTCACCCGCATCGACGAGAAGCCCGAGGACCCGGCCCACGGAACGATCTCCGCGGAGGTCTTCATCTACCGCACGGCAGCGCTGCTCGACGCCCTCGACGAAGCCGAGAAGGCGACGCGCCCTGAAGCCGACGACGAGGACGACACCGGCCTCGGCGACTTCGCCGAGCACCTCATCCCGACGCTCGTCGCGCGTGGACGTGTGCGCACCCACGCGCTCGAGGCGTACTGGATGGACATGGGCCGGCCCGAGACCTACCTGCGCGCTCACCGCGACCTCGTGCGTGGTGACGTGCCGATCTTCGACGACGAGGCGTGGCCAATGCGCACCCTCGCGACGAACAAGTGCGCGGCGCGCGTGCGCGAAGGGGCCGTCGTCGACGCGTCCTACCTGTCGCCAGGGTGCGACATCGCCGGCACCGTGCGCCGCTCGGTGCTCGGGCCCGGCGTGATCGTGCGCGCGGGGGCCGTCGTCGAGGATGCCGTGGTGCTCGACGGCACGGTCATCGAGAAGGGTGCCGAGGTGCGCACCGCGATCGTCGACGTCGACGTCGCGGTGCGCCGAGGAGCGCGCGTCGGCTCAGCCCCTGCCGCCACCGCGGCGCGCGACGCGGACATCGCCGTCATCGGCGCGGGTGCCACCGTGCGCGATGTCGTGAAGCCGGGGGAGCAGATCGACCCCGGCGACGTCGTCAGCTGA
- a CDS encoding AMP-binding protein yields MSATDTLENDLDPTLSHTRGAPESPLIEQTIGDNLDATVAAHPDREALVDVASGRRWTYTQFLHDVDALALALLDAGVATGDRVGIWAPNCPEWTLTQYATAKIGAILVNINPAYRSHEIKYVLGQAGITTLIAAPKFKTSNYARMIEQVRGECPDLARVVLIGETSWSDLADAGAKALAAEGGRERLAAVQKTLKNTDAINIQYTSGTTGFPKGATLSHRNILNNGFFVGELCSYTAEDRVCIPVPFYHCFGMVMGNLACTSHGATMVIPAPGFDAALTLQTVVDERCTSLYGVPTMFIAELALPDFDRYDLTSLRTGIMAGSPCPEHTMRQVMERMHMEEVSICYGMTETSPVSLQTRKNDTVEQRTQTVGRVGPHLEVMVVDPVTYEPVKRGEPGELCTKGYSVMLGYWNQGDKSAEAIVDGWMHTGDIAAMDDDGYVAITGRIKDMVIRGGENIYPREIEEFLYNHPDIVDAQVIGVPDEKYGEELMACVRMVDGAEPLTVESLRAYCDGKLAHYKVPRYVRVMDEFPMTVTGKIRKIDLREEAPQYMT; encoded by the coding sequence ATGTCCGCCACCGACACCCTCGAGAACGACCTCGACCCGACGCTCAGCCACACGCGTGGGGCGCCCGAATCGCCTCTGATCGAGCAGACGATCGGCGACAACCTCGACGCGACCGTCGCTGCACATCCCGATCGTGAGGCGCTCGTCGACGTGGCGAGCGGCCGTCGCTGGACGTACACGCAGTTCCTCCACGACGTCGACGCACTTGCCCTGGCCCTGCTCGACGCCGGCGTCGCGACGGGCGACCGCGTCGGCATCTGGGCACCCAACTGCCCCGAGTGGACGCTCACCCAGTACGCGACGGCCAAGATCGGCGCCATCCTCGTCAACATCAACCCCGCCTACCGCAGCCACGAAATCAAGTACGTGCTGGGCCAGGCCGGCATCACGACACTGATCGCCGCCCCGAAGTTCAAGACGAGCAACTACGCGCGCATGATCGAGCAGGTGCGCGGCGAGTGCCCCGACCTCGCGCGCGTCGTTCTCATCGGCGAGACGTCGTGGAGCGACCTCGCCGACGCGGGCGCGAAGGCTCTCGCCGCGGAGGGCGGACGCGAGCGCCTCGCCGCCGTCCAGAAGACGTTGAAGAACACCGACGCCATCAACATCCAGTACACGAGCGGCACGACCGGCTTCCCCAAGGGCGCGACGCTGAGTCACCGAAACATCCTCAACAACGGCTTCTTCGTCGGCGAACTCTGTTCGTACACAGCCGAGGACCGCGTCTGCATCCCCGTGCCGTTCTACCACTGCTTCGGCATGGTCATGGGCAACCTCGCCTGCACCTCGCACGGCGCGACGATGGTCATCCCCGCGCCCGGCTTCGACGCCGCCCTCACCCTGCAGACCGTGGTAGACGAACGGTGTACGAGCCTCTACGGCGTGCCGACCATGTTCATCGCCGAACTCGCGCTGCCCGACTTCGACCGCTACGACCTGACGAGCCTGCGCACCGGCATCATGGCCGGCTCGCCATGCCCCGAGCACACCATGCGTCAGGTCATGGAGCGCATGCATATGGAGGAGGTCTCCATCTGCTACGGCATGACGGAGACCTCGCCCGTGTCGTTGCAGACACGCAAGAACGACACCGTCGAGCAGCGCACGCAGACGGTCGGGCGCGTCGGCCCGCACCTCGAGGTCATGGTCGTCGACCCCGTCACGTACGAGCCCGTCAAGCGCGGCGAGCCGGGTGAGCTGTGCACCAAGGGGTACTCGGTCATGCTCGGCTATTGGAACCAGGGCGACAAGAGCGCCGAAGCCATCGTCGACGGCTGGATGCACACAGGCGACATCGCCGCCATGGACGACGACGGGTACGTCGCGATCACGGGGCGCATCAAGGACATGGTCATCCGCGGCGGCGAGAACATCTACCCGCGAGAAATCGAGGAGTTCCTCTACAACCACCCCGACATCGTCGACGCACAGGTCATCGGCGTGCCCGACGAGAAGTACGGCGAGGAACTCATGGCATGCGTCCGGATGGTCGACGGCGCGGAGCCGCTGACGGTCGAATCGCTGCGCGCCTACTGCGACGGCAAGCTCGCCCACTACAAGGTGCCGCGCTACGTGCGCGTCATGGATGAATTTCCGATGACGGTGACGGGCAAGATCCGCAAGATCGACCTGCGCGAAGAGGCGCCGCAGTACATGACGTGA
- a CDS encoding DUF4352 domain-containing protein, whose product MRNLKICSVAAALALCGCSSEVKNTNDAPGSNTPASSASSAAGEGTTPQTSSSATSTSSDEVNSKTKPFGSTFTWDDGVAITISKPQPFQPSPYAASDTKFKKFVIVDVTLKNGSKEPYNAMTLTTTATSGDKQSDGVFDTEKGVDLPTADILPGKTLTWKQAYGVDATGDLVIAVENGFGNAKGYYK is encoded by the coding sequence ATGCGCAATCTGAAGATTTGCTCCGTGGCGGCTGCCCTCGCCCTGTGCGGCTGTTCGTCAGAGGTCAAGAACACGAACGACGCCCCTGGCAGCAACACCCCCGCCTCGTCGGCCTCGTCAGCCGCCGGGGAAGGCACGACACCTCAGACATCCAGCTCAGCGACCTCTACGTCATCTGACGAAGTCAACAGCAAGACCAAGCCCTTCGGATCCACGTTCACGTGGGACGACGGCGTCGCGATCACCATCTCGAAGCCTCAGCCCTTTCAACCGTCTCCCTACGCAGCCTCTGACACCAAGTTCAAGAAGTTCGTCATCGTCGATGTCACGTTGAAGAACGGATCTAAAGAGCCCTACAACGCCATGACGCTCACGACCACAGCCACGAGCGGAGATAAGCAATCCGACGGGGTCTTCGACACCGAGAAGGGCGTTGATCTGCCCACCGCTGACATTCTCCCCGGCAAGACGCTCACTTGGAAGCAGGCCTACGGTGTCGACGCCACGGGCGACCTCGTCATCGCGGTTGAAAACGGCTTTGGCAACGCAAAGGGCTATTACAAATAG
- a CDS encoding carboxyl transferase domain-containing protein gives MAFDQAANRAEHLRLLDDLNDKLARAAKGGSDKSRERHVARGKLLPRDRVETLLDPGSPFIELAPLAADGMYDDECPGAGVIGGIGRVEGRECVIVANDATVKGGTYYPMTVKKHLRAQEIARENNLPCIYLVDSGGAFLPKQDDVFPDRDHFGRIFYNQATLSAKGIPQIAAVMGSCTAGGAYVPAMSDETVIVREQGTIFLGGPPLVKAATGEVVTAEDLGGGDLHSKVSGVTDHLADDDHDALMTVRSIVSTLGPKPETPWRTVEPRDAVHDQERLYDVVPVDLRTPYDVHDVIETIVDAGEFHEFKAEYGKTLVTGFAHIHGHPVAIIANNGVLFGESAQKGAHFIELADKRKTPLLFLQNITGFMVGREYEAGGIAKHGAKMVTAVACARVPKFTVVIGGSYGAGNYSMCGRAYSPRFLWMWPNARISVMGGEQAASVLATVRGDQLEAAGTPWSDDDAETFKAPIREQYETQGNPYYSTARLWDDGVIDPASTRDLVGLALEACSGTDLPDVSYGVFRM, from the coding sequence ATGGCCTTCGACCAAGCCGCCAACCGAGCCGAGCATCTGCGCCTGCTCGACGATCTGAACGACAAGCTGGCCCGCGCTGCGAAGGGTGGCAGCGACAAGTCGCGCGAGCGCCACGTCGCCCGCGGCAAGCTGTTGCCGCGCGACCGCGTCGAGACGCTGCTCGATCCGGGCAGCCCGTTCATCGAGCTCGCACCCCTCGCCGCCGACGGCATGTACGACGACGAGTGCCCCGGCGCCGGCGTCATCGGCGGTATCGGCCGCGTCGAGGGTCGCGAGTGCGTCATCGTCGCGAACGACGCGACCGTCAAGGGCGGCACCTACTACCCGATGACGGTGAAGAAGCACCTGCGCGCGCAGGAGATCGCGCGCGAGAACAACCTGCCGTGCATCTACCTCGTCGACTCCGGCGGAGCGTTCCTGCCCAAGCAGGACGACGTGTTCCCCGACCGCGACCACTTCGGCCGCATCTTCTACAACCAGGCGACGCTGTCGGCGAAGGGCATCCCACAGATCGCCGCCGTCATGGGCTCGTGCACCGCCGGCGGCGCCTACGTGCCCGCGATGAGCGACGAGACCGTCATCGTGCGCGAGCAGGGCACGATCTTCCTCGGCGGCCCGCCGCTGGTGAAGGCTGCGACTGGCGAGGTCGTCACGGCCGAGGATCTCGGTGGCGGCGACCTGCACTCGAAGGTCTCCGGCGTCACCGACCACCTCGCCGATGACGACCACGACGCGCTCATGACGGTGCGCAGCATCGTCAGCACGCTCGGGCCGAAGCCCGAAACCCCTTGGCGCACCGTGGAACCCCGCGACGCGGTCCATGACCAGGAGCGCCTCTACGACGTCGTCCCCGTCGACCTGCGCACACCGTACGACGTGCACGACGTCATCGAGACGATCGTCGACGCCGGGGAGTTCCACGAGTTCAAGGCCGAGTACGGCAAGACGCTCGTCACCGGGTTCGCGCACATCCACGGCCACCCCGTCGCGATCATCGCGAACAACGGCGTGCTGTTCGGCGAATCCGCGCAGAAGGGCGCGCACTTCATCGAGCTTGCCGACAAGCGCAAGACGCCGCTGCTGTTCCTGCAGAACATCACCGGTTTCATGGTGGGCCGCGAGTACGAGGCCGGGGGCATCGCCAAGCACGGCGCGAAGATGGTGACGGCCGTCGCCTGCGCGCGCGTACCGAAGTTCACCGTCGTCATCGGCGGCAGCTACGGTGCCGGCAACTACTCGATGTGCGGGCGCGCCTACTCGCCGCGATTCCTGTGGATGTGGCCCAACGCGCGCATCAGCGTCATGGGCGGTGAACAGGCCGCGAGCGTGCTCGCGACGGTGCGCGGCGACCAGCTCGAAGCCGCCGGCACCCCATGGAGCGACGACGACGCCGAGACGTTCAAGGCCCCGATCCGCGAGCAGTACGAGACGCAGGGCAACCCCTACTACTCGACCGCCCGCCTCTGGGACGACGGCGTCATCGACCCCGCCTCCACCCGCGACCTCGTCGGACTCGCCCTCGAGGCCTGCTCCGGCACCGACCTGCCCGACGTCAGCTACGGCGTCTTCCGGATGTGA
- a CDS encoding acyl-CoA dehydrogenase family protein — protein MTDFIAQGNLPDEYADLAKGVRDFAQRVVAPVSAQHDKDHTFPYEVVSGMAEMGLFGIPFPEEFGGMGGDYFALCLALEELAKVDQSVAITLEAGVGLGAMPIYRFGSQEQKEQWLPMLASGEALGGFGLTEAGAGSDASGTRTTAKEDGDEWVINGSKQFITNSGTDITKLVTVTAVTGESQTADGRVKKEISTIIVPAITPGFTAEPAYDKVGWNASDTHPLSFSDVRVPKANLLGERGRGYANFLRILDEGRIAIAALAVGAAQGCVDESVKYAKERQAFGHAIGEYQAIQFKIARMEARAHTARSAYYNAAALMLAGRPFKKAASIAKMVASEAAMDNARDATQIHGGYGFMNEYVVSRHYRDSKILEIGEGTTEVQLMLIARELSL, from the coding sequence ATGACCGACTTCATCGCGCAGGGCAATCTGCCCGACGAGTACGCCGACCTCGCGAAGGGCGTGCGCGACTTCGCGCAGCGTGTCGTCGCGCCTGTGTCGGCGCAGCACGACAAGGACCACACGTTCCCGTACGAGGTCGTCTCCGGCATGGCCGAGATGGGCCTGTTCGGCATCCCGTTTCCCGAGGAGTTCGGTGGCATGGGCGGCGACTACTTCGCCCTGTGCCTCGCGCTCGAGGAACTCGCGAAGGTCGACCAGAGCGTCGCCATCACCCTCGAGGCGGGCGTCGGGCTCGGCGCGATGCCGATCTACCGCTTCGGTTCGCAGGAGCAGAAGGAGCAGTGGCTACCGATGCTCGCCTCCGGTGAGGCGCTCGGCGGCTTCGGTCTGACGGAGGCCGGCGCCGGTTCTGACGCGTCCGGCACGCGCACGACGGCCAAGGAAGACGGCGACGAGTGGGTCATCAACGGCTCGAAGCAGTTCATCACCAACTCGGGCACCGACATCACGAAGCTCGTGACGGTGACGGCGGTGACGGGCGAGTCGCAGACGGCTGATGGGCGCGTCAAGAAGGAGATCTCGACAATCATCGTGCCGGCGATCACGCCGGGTTTCACGGCTGAGCCCGCCTACGACAAGGTCGGTTGGAATGCCTCCGACACGCATCCGCTGTCGTTCTCGGACGTGCGCGTGCCGAAGGCGAACCTGCTCGGCGAACGCGGTCGCGGGTACGCGAACTTCCTGCGCATCCTCGACGAGGGCCGCATCGCCATCGCGGCGCTGGCGGTCGGGGCGGCGCAGGGATGCGTCGACGAATCGGTGAAGTACGCAAAGGAACGTCAGGCGTTCGGGCACGCGATCGGTGAGTACCAGGCCATTCAGTTCAAGATCGCCCGCATGGAGGCACGGGCTCACACGGCGCGTTCGGCGTACTACAACGCCGCGGCACTCATGCTCGCCGGCAGGCCGTTCAAGAAGGCCGCGTCGATCGCGAAGATGGTCGCGTCGGAGGCCGCGATGGACAACGCCCGCGACGCCACGCAGATCCACGGCGGCTACGGCTTCATGAACGAGTACGTCGTCTCGCGTCACTACCGCGACTCGAAGATCCTCGAGATCGGCGAGGGCACCACCGAGGTGCAGCTCATGCTCATCGCCCGCGAACTGTCCTTGTGA
- a CDS encoding tRNA (cytidine(34)-2'-O)-methyltransferase — MQIVLVAPQIAPNTGNIIRLAANVGASLHLVEPLGFSMDARLLRRGGLDYHELADVHVHADVDAARAACPGRWLALTARARRRYDAVDYRDDDVLVFGCEATGLPDYLLATFSADERLRIPMRPDNRSLNLGNAVAVVAYEAWRQLGFTGAADDGTGTLEALSADAPRREA, encoded by the coding sequence GTGCAGATCGTCCTCGTCGCGCCGCAGATCGCGCCCAACACCGGCAACATCATCCGCCTCGCCGCGAACGTCGGCGCGAGCCTGCACCTCGTCGAACCGCTCGGTTTCTCGATGGACGCCCGCCTGCTGCGCCGCGGCGGGCTCGACTACCACGAGTTGGCCGACGTCCACGTGCACGCGGACGTCGACGCGGCCCGCGCCGCTTGCCCCGGGCGGTGGCTCGCGCTGACGGCGCGTGCCCGGCGACGGTACGACGCCGTCGACTACCGTGACGACGACGTCCTCGTCTTCGGTTGCGAGGCAACAGGATTGCCTGACTATCTCCTCGCGACGTTCAGCGCTGACGAGCGACTGCGCATCCCCATGCGCCCCGACAACCGCAGCCTCAACCTCGGCAACGCGGTCGCCGTCGTCGCGTATGAGGCATGGCGTCAGCTCGGCTTCACCGGCGCGGCTGATGACGGCACCGGCACCCTCGAGGCGCTGAGCGCTGACGCCCCACGACGGGAGGCATGA
- a CDS encoding ATP-binding protein, producing MTSNTTSAPDTNVEKRDIATVLIANRGEIAVRVMRTLRRMGIRSVAVYTDADASALHVREADVAINLDRLDVARGDASAPVRTNYLSIPAVIEACRISGADGVHPGYGFLSENTAFAAACEEAGIAFLGPGSRAIETMGDKITAKTAVSAFDVPVVPGLARPGLSDDELVAAASEVGFPVLIKPSAGGGGKGMHVVERAEDMADAVARARREAASSFGDDTLFLERFVLRPRHIEVQVIADKHGNVVHLGERECSLQRRHQKVIEEAPSPLLDEATRARIGEAACNTARSVDYVGAGTVEFIVSADAPDEFFFMEMNTRLQVEHPVTELVTGLDLVEWQVRVAAGEPLGFTQDDVTLTGHAIEARVYAEDPARGFLPTGGEVISLSEPTGAGVRVDSGLRVGTIVGSNFDPMLSKVIAYGPDRASALRGLDAALAKTHIGGVVTNIDFCRFLLADPDVIAGRLDTGLLDARVADYVATPAPDGVLVAAASASLGLAGGGDLWAGRDGWRTGHNSPRRARFAVTDPSEDASGIVEVALVHHRDGDDVTISRDVPASVTAARGDGETTRLAVVIEGEETDGTTRFVIDADGERRTYRTAISSDKSSTRTVWVDSPDGTFSLKEAPHVSLRSSAAASAGGDITSPMPGAVIAVQVADGAKVAAGDVVVIVEAMKMEHSLTAPIDGTVEVLAPAGTQVAVDEVLARITPPGAS from the coding sequence ATGACCTCGAACACGACCTCCGCCCCCGACACGAACGTCGAGAAGCGCGACATCGCAACGGTTCTCATCGCCAACCGCGGCGAGATCGCCGTCCGCGTCATGCGCACGCTGCGCCGCATGGGCATCCGCAGCGTCGCCGTCTACACCGACGCCGACGCGAGCGCGCTGCACGTGCGCGAAGCCGACGTCGCCATCAACCTGGACCGTCTCGACGTTGCGCGCGGTGACGCCAGCGCCCCGGTTCGCACGAACTACCTCAGCATCCCCGCCGTCATCGAGGCGTGCCGCATCAGTGGCGCCGACGGCGTGCACCCGGGCTACGGGTTCCTGTCGGAGAACACCGCGTTCGCGGCTGCGTGCGAGGAGGCGGGCATCGCCTTCCTCGGCCCCGGCAGCCGCGCCATCGAGACGATGGGCGACAAGATCACGGCGAAGACAGCCGTCAGCGCGTTCGACGTGCCCGTCGTGCCCGGCCTCGCCCGACCCGGCCTGAGCGACGACGAGCTCGTCGCGGCCGCGAGCGAGGTCGGTTTCCCCGTCCTCATCAAGCCGAGCGCCGGCGGCGGCGGCAAGGGCATGCACGTCGTCGAGCGCGCCGAGGACATGGCCGACGCCGTCGCGCGCGCCCGTCGGGAGGCCGCCTCGAGCTTCGGCGACGACACGCTGTTCCTCGAACGGTTCGTGCTGCGCCCGCGGCACATCGAGGTGCAGGTCATCGCGGACAAGCACGGCAACGTCGTGCATCTCGGCGAGCGCGAGTGCTCGCTGCAGCGCCGTCACCAGAAGGTCATCGAAGAGGCACCGTCACCGCTGCTCGACGAAGCCACGCGTGCACGAATCGGCGAAGCGGCCTGCAACACAGCACGATCCGTCGACTACGTCGGTGCGGGGACGGTCGAGTTCATCGTCAGCGCCGACGCGCCCGACGAGTTCTTCTTCATGGAGATGAACACGCGCCTACAGGTCGAGCACCCCGTCACCGAACTCGTCACAGGCCTCGACCTCGTCGAGTGGCAGGTGCGCGTGGCCGCCGGTGAGCCGCTCGGGTTCACGCAGGACGACGTGACGCTGACGGGCCACGCCATCGAGGCGCGCGTGTACGCCGAGGACCCGGCGCGCGGCTTCCTGCCCACGGGCGGCGAGGTCATCTCGCTGTCCGAGCCGACGGGCGCCGGGGTGCGCGTCGACTCGGGGTTGCGCGTCGGCACGATCGTCGGCAGCAACTTCGACCCGATGCTGAGCAAGGTCATCGCCTACGGCCCCGACCGCGCGTCCGCCCTGCGAGGCCTCGACGCGGCGCTGGCGAAGACGCACATCGGCGGCGTCGTGACCAACATCGATTTCTGCCGCTTCTTGCTCGCCGACCCCGACGTCATCGCCGGGCGCCTCGACACCGGCCTGCTCGACGCGCGCGTCGCCGACTACGTCGCCACCCCCGCGCCCGACGGCGTGCTCGTCGCCGCAGCGTCGGCCTCGTTGGGGCTCGCCGGCGGTGGCGACCTGTGGGCCGGGCGAGACGGATGGCGCACCGGCCACAACAGCCCGCGGCGCGCCCGCTTCGCCGTCACCGACCCGAGTGAGGATGCCAGCGGCATCGTCGAGGTCGCCCTCGTGCATCACCGCGACGGTGATGACGTCACGATAAGCCGCGACGTGCCCGCCTCCGTGACGGCGGCCCGCGGCGACGGGGAGACAACGCGGCTCGCCGTCGTCATCGAGGGCGAGGAGACCGACGGCACAACGCGATTCGTCATCGACGCCGATGGCGAACGCCGCACGTACCGAACGGCGATCTCGAGCGACAAGAGCAGTACCCGCACGGTCTGGGTCGACTCACCCGACGGGACGTTCTCGCTCAAGGAAGCACCACACGTCAGCCTGCGGTCGTCGGCTGCGGCCAGCGCCGGTGGTGACATCACGAGCCCGATGCCGGGCGCCGTCATCGCCGTGCAGGTCGCCGATGGTGCCAAGGTCGCGGCGGGTGACGTCGTCGTCATCGTCGAGGCGATGAAGATGGAGCACTCCCTCACCGCACCGATCGACGGCACCGTCGAAGTTCTCGCCCCCGCAGGCACTCAGGTGGCCGTCGACGAGGTGCTCGCTCGCATCACACCGCCCGGCGCCTCCTGA